GGAATGGATCGAGATCTCCAACGCCGTCTATCCTGAGCTGCAGGCTGCTATCCTGGGCGACAAGACGTCCAAGCAAGCGCTGGATGAAGCTGCGGCCAAGGCGACGCAGATCCTGCAGGATGCCGGCAAACTTTGATATCCTCCCCGGGGGCGCGGCGTTTGTGAAAACGTTGCGTCCCCGAACTGTTTCCAGAACCCCGACGCTTTGTCTTGATCTCCGTTCGCCGGTGGCGGCCTTCGGTGTCCGGGCACCAACCAGAACCGGATCGACATGAAAGGCTGGAAACCCTCGGCACCGTTCCTGCTTCTGCTGCCGGCCATCATCGTGCTGGCCGCGGTGGTCGTCGTGCCGCTTTGCCTGTCGCTTTATTCGAGCTTCACGCCGTTCCGGCTGACCCGGCCGGAGACCTTCTGGGTGTTCATCGGCTTTCGCAACTATGCGAACATCCTGGCCGACTGGAATTTTTGGGCAGCCTTCCTGCGCACTGTCGTGCTGCTGACCGTGGCGCTCAATCTCGAAATGCTGCTGGGCCTCGGCCTGGCGCTGTTGGTCGAAAAGGCCTCGCGCGGACAACGCCTGCTGCGCACCATCATGATGTTCCCGATGATGTTCTCGCCGATCCTGGTCGGCTTCCAGTTCAAGTTCATGTTCAACGACAATATCGGTCTTGTGAACAACGCACTGCAGGCGCTTGGCCTGACCGACCGCGCCATCCCCTGGCTGATCGACGGCAAGCTCGCCTTCTTCGCCATCCTGACCGCCGAGATCTGGTCGTCGACCTCGGTATTCGCGATCCTCATCCTAGCCGGCCTGCTGGCCATGCCGCGCGAGCCGGTCGAGGCGGCCCGTGTCGACGGCTGCACGCCGTGGCAGACATTCCGCTATGTCACTTGGCCGTTCATCATGCCGTTCGCCTATATCGCCATGACGATCCGCTCGCTCGACGTCGCCCGCGCCTATGACATCGTCAAGATCATGACCGACGGCGGCCCGGCGGGACGCACCGAGCTGCTTTGGACGCTCGTCGCGCGCACCGGTTACAGCGATTCCAGGATGGGCATGGCCAACGCCATGGCCTATTTCTCGATCCTGCTGTCGATCCTGTTCACCGTCTATTTCTATCGCAAGCTCGCCGCGGCGCGCTCGCAGGTCGCGGCGGAATGGTGAGCATGGACCAGAACGCCTCCCATCGCCTGCGCCGCCGTGCCTTGAGCATCGCTCATGCCATCGGCCTGTTCCTGGCCATGCTGGTCATCTGCCTGCCCGGCATCTGGATCGTGCTGTCGTCGCTGAGGCCGACCGTCGAGATCATGGCCAAGCCGCCGGTCTGGATCCCGCAAGAGGTCTCGCTCGACGCCTATGTCGCGATGTTCAGCGGCATCGGCAAGGGCGGCATTCCCGTGCTCGACTATTTCCGCAACTCGCTGATCATCTCGGTGACCTCCACGGTCATCGCCATCGCCATCGGCATGGCCGGCGGCTACGCCTTCGCCCGCTACCGCTTCCGCGCCAAGTCGGCGATGTTCCTCGGCCTGATGCTGACGCGCACGGTGCCGGGCATCGCGCTGTCGCTGCCGCTGTTCTTCGTCTATGCGCGGCTCGGCATCATCGACACGCATTTCGGGCTGATCCTCGCCTATGTCGCGCTCAACGTTCCCTTCACCATCTGGCTGATCGACGGCTTCTTCCGGCAGGTGCCGAAAGACCTCGCCGAAGCCGCGCAGATCGACGGCTGCACCCGCTGGCAGGCCTTCTGGCAGGTCGAGTTTCCGCTGGCCGGCCCCGGCATCGCTTCCGCCGGCATCTTCGCCTTCCTGACCTCGTGGAACGAGTTCGCGCTCGCCTCGCAGCTGACACGGTCGGTCAATTCCAAGACGCTGCCGGTCGGCTTGCTCGACTACACCGCCGAATTCACCATCGACTGGCGCGGCATGTGCGCGCTGGCCGTGGTCATGATCATTCCGGCCCTCACGCTTACCTTCATCGTCCAGAAACACCTCGTCGGCGGCCTGACCTCCGGCGCGGTGAAAGGCTGACATGGCAACCGTATCCCTGAAGAAACTCACCAAGAGCTATGGCCCGGTAGGGGTCGTGCACGGCATCGATCTCGATGTCGCCGACCGCGAGTTCATTGCCCTGGTCGGACCCTCCGGCTGCGGCAAGTCGACAACCCTGCGCATGATCGCCGGACTCGAGGATATCAGCGGCGGTGTGATCGAGATCGGCGGCCGCAAGGTCAACGACCTGCCGCCCCGTGCGCGCAACATCTCGATGGTGTTCCAGTCCTACGCGCTCTACCCGCATATGACGGTGCGCGAGAATCTCGGCTTCTCCCTGAAGATCGCGGGGGCGGCAAAGGAAGAGATGGACCGGCGCGTCGCCGAGGCATCGGCCATCCTCGGCCTCGACACGCTGCTGGACCGCCGCCCTTCGCAACTGTCCGGTGGCCAGCGCCAGCGCGTCGCCATGGGCCGCGCCATCGTGCGCGATCCCGATGTCTTCCTGTTCGACGAGCCGCTGTCAAACCTCGACGCCAAGCTCAGGACGCAGATGCGCACCGAGATCAAGAAGCTGCACGCCAAGGTGCAGTCGACGGTGATCTATGTCACCCACGACCAGGTCGAGGCGATGACGCTCGCCGACCGCATCGTCATCATGCGCGACGGCCATATCGAACAGGTCGGCACGCCCGACGAGGTTTTCCGGCGCCCAGCCACCCGCTTCGTCGCCGGCTTCATCGGCTCACCACCGATGAACCTGCATGAAGCCGTCCTCGACGCCGGACAACTCCTGTTCGCCAGCGGCGAAAGATTGCCCTTGCCCAGCCAGTTCAAGGCGAATGTCGCGGTCGGCGACAAGGTCGTGTTCGGCCTCCGGCCCGACGACATCTATCCGACGGGGCACGGTATCAGCTCCGGTGCCGACGCCGACGTCCACCAGCTTGAATTGCCGGTGATCGTGACAGAGCCGCTCGGTAACGAGACGCTGGTGTTCGTCGAATTCAACGGCAGCGACTGGGTATCGCGCATGCTCAACCCGAAACCGCTGCGGCCGGGTGACAAGGTGAAGATGAGTCTGGACCTTTCGCAGGCGCATCTGTTTTCCGCCGCGACCGGACGGACATTGCGAGGCTAACCATGGCGAAAATCGAAAAAGTCGAACTGCGCATCGTCGACTTGGTGCCGAAGGTCAAGCGCACCGACGCGATCCAGAGTTTCGTGAGCCAGGAAACGCCGATCGTCACCATCACCGACTCTGATGGCGCGGTCGGCACCGGCTACAGCTACACGATCGGCACCGGCGGCTCCTCGGTGATGCGGCTGTTGTCCGATCATCTGGCACCCCGGCTGATCGACCGCGACGCCGACATGATCGAGGCGACCTGGCACGAGCTTGAATTCGCCACCCACGCCACGACGATCGGCGCGATCACGGCAATTGCACTCGCGGCCATCGACACCGCGCTCTGGGATCTGCGCGCGAAAAAGCAGGGCCTGCCGCTGTGGAAGCTGGCCGGCGGCGCCAAGGATCGTTGCCCGCTCTACACCACCGAGGGCGGCTGGCTGCACATCGAGACCGAGGCGCTGGTCGACGATGCGCTCGCCGCCAAGGCCAAGGGTTTTCGCGGTTCGAAGGTCAAGATCGGCAAGCCGCACGGGTCAGAGGATCTGGCGCGGCTGAGGGCTGTACGCAAGGCGGTCGGCGATGGCTACGAGATCATGACCGACTGCAACCAGGGTTTTTCTGTCGACGAGGCGATCCGCCGTGCCGAGCGGTTGCGCGAGCTCGACCTTGCCTGGATCGAGGAGCCACTGCCGGCCGATGATATCGATGGGCATGTGCGGCTGTCGAACGCGACGTCGACGCCGATCGCTATCGGCGAGTCGCTCTACTCGATCCGCCACTTCCGCGAATACATGCAGAAGGGCGGCTGTTCGATCGTCCAGGTCGATGTCGGCCGAATCGGCGGCATCACGCCCTGGCTGAAGGTGGCGCATGCGGCCGAGGCGTTCGACATTCCGGTCTGCCCGCACTTCCTGATGGAACTGCATGTCAGCCTAACCTGCGCCATTCAGAACGGCCGGTATGTCGAGTATATTCCCCAGCTTGACGAGCTGACTGGCAAGAAGATGCGCATCGAGGACGGGCACGCCCTGGCGCCGGAAGAACCCGGCATTGGCATCGACTGGGACTGGGATGCGGTCAAGGCGAAGAGCATCGCCGAGTTCACCACGACAATAGTGAAATAGGGAGCGGACATGCAGCGGATGGGAATGGTACTCGGCCTGAAGCCGGAAAAGGTCACAGAGTACGTACGGCTTCACGCCGACGTCTGGCCGGATGTGCTGACCATGATTTCCGCCTGCAACATCAAGAACTATTCGATCTACCTGAAGCAGCCGGAGAACCTGCTTTTCAGCACCTTCGAATATCACGGCACCGATTATGCCGCCGACATGGCCAAGATGGCCGCCGACCCCAGGACGCAGGAATGGTGGGCGGTCTGCATGCCTTGCCAGGAGCCCTTGCCGACGCGCAAGGAAGGCGAGTGGTGGGCGACGATGGACGAAGTCTTCCATCATGACTGATGGTGCTTTCGATCCCGCTTCGCTCTCGCAGAGGTGGGCGCGGCCGTCAAATCCCAGGCCGATCGTAATCTTCGGCGCAGGCTCGATCGTCGGCGACGCGCATTTGCCGGCCTACCGGAAAGCCGGCTTCCCGGTTGCGGGGCTTTTCGATCCCGATCACGCCAAGGCGCGGAAGCTGGCGGACACATGGGGCATCGCCGCCTACCGGTCGGCCGAGGAAGCCGCCTCCGTCAAGGACGCCATCTTCGATCTCGCGACGCCGCCGGCCCATCATGTCGGCGTGCTCGGCAAATTGCCCGATGGTGCCGTGGCGCTGATCCAGAAGCCAATGGGCGGCGACCTCACGGAGGCGACCGAAATCCTGCAGACCTGCCGCGCCAAGAACCTCAAGGCGGCCGTGAATTTCCAGCTCCGCTTCGCGCCGATGATGCTGGCGTTGAAAGATGCGATCGCCAAGGGGTGGCTGGGCGACATCGTCGATTTCGACGCCTGGCTGGCGCTGGCGACCCCCTGGCAGCTCTGGGAATTCCTGCAGACAGCGCCGCGCGTCGAGATCGCCATGCATTCGATCCACTATCTCGACCTGATCCGGCAGGTGCTCGGCGACCCCAGGGGGATTCACGCCAAGACGCTTGGCCATCCCAACCACAAGGTCGCGCAAACGCGCACCAGCGCGATCCTCGACTATGGCGATACGGTGCGCTGTGCGTTGTCGATCAACCACGACCACAAATTCGGCCGCCGGCACCAGGCCTGCGAATTCCGCATCTGCGGCACTGAGGGCGCGGCCTACCTCAAGCTCGGTCTCAACCTCGACTATCCGCGCGGCGAGCCTGACATCCTGGAAATCCATCCGAAGGGCGGCTCCGACTGGATCACGGTGCCGCTTCAGGGCGAATGGTTCCCCGATGCCTTTGTCGGGCGCATGGCCAATGTCCAACGCTATGCATCCGGCGAGGACGCCGAACTTGTCAGCTCCGTCGAGGATGCCTGGAACACCATGGCGCTTGTCGAAGCCGGCTATCAATCCAGTGCCGCGCCGGCGACACCGCTCGCGGCGAGGCCCTGACATGGAGCAAATCGTCTATTTCGAGGATTACGAGATCGGCTCCTCGCGCACGACCAGCGGCCGTACCATCACCGAGACCGACTTCATCGTCCATGCCGGGCACACCGGCGATTTCTTCCCGCACCACATGGACGCCGAGTTCATGAAGACGACGCCGTTCGGCCAGCGCATCGCGCATGGCACGCTGGTCTTCTCCGTGGGCATCGGGCTGACGGCAAGCGTCGTCAATCCAGTCGCTTTTTCCTATGGCTACGACAGGCTCCGCTTCATCAAGCCAGTGTTCATCGGCGATACGATCAAGACTCGCACCACCATCGTGGCCAAGGAAGACGACCCGAAGCGACCGGATTCGGGTCGCGTGATCGAGCGCTGCGAAGTGATCAACCAGCGTGGCGAGGTCGCGCTGGCCGCCGACCACATCTACATCGTCGAGCGTCGCGACAAGACGACGCCAAGCTGAAAGCGCTGCTTCCAAAGTCGCCGGCCCGTTGCTCCCACTATCAGCGATCTCCTGCATCGCCGAGTTGTCCGCATAGCCATTTAGCCAAGATAGAATCTGATCGACCGACATTTCCGATCGTCAGGACGACGCAGCCCGACTGCGCTCGTTCGAACTTGAAGATCAAACTTGCACGCTATACTCTGAAATATATTTCACTATCTGAATTTTATTGACACATTTCAGGCAGGCTGCAATGGTTGGGACGTCGGGGTTCAGGAGGAAGTCCGGCGACAATCAATCACATAGCGGCGCCCTCGGCGCTCGCGACGCCTATTGAGAATGGCTTTGGCCAGGGGAGGAAACTTGCGCAAATTTTTGAGCACGCTCGCGATCGCGGCGGCTGCATCGACCTGCTTGGGTTCGGTTCAGGCGCTTGCCGGCGAAACCGCAAACCCGTTCAAGTGCGAACCGGGTGAGAAATACGTCATGAACGTCATGGTCTCGGGGGTCGAATACTGGTTCCCGGTCTACGAGATGTTCAAGCAGGCCGGCCAGCAGTTCGGCTGCGAGACTGCCTATACCGGCACGCCGGAATATGACGTCAACAAGCAGATCGCCACCTTCGACCAGGCCCTGGCGCAGAAGCCGGCCGGCATCCTGGTGCATCCGATGAACTCCGATCCGTTCATCGAGCCGATCAATCGCGCCATCGAACAAGGCACCGCCGTGGTGACCTTCGCGGCGGACTCGCCCAATTCCAAGCGCATCTCCTACATCACCTCCGACAACAACGCAGAGGGCACTTATGCCGCCGATGCTGTCGCCAAGGCGATGGACGGC
The nucleotide sequence above comes from Mesorhizobium shangrilense. Encoded proteins:
- a CDS encoding L-rhamnose mutarotase translates to MQRMGMVLGLKPEKVTEYVRLHADVWPDVLTMISACNIKNYSIYLKQPENLLFSTFEYHGTDYAADMAKMAADPRTQEWWAVCMPCQEPLPTRKEGEWWATMDEVFHHD
- a CDS encoding MaoC/PaaZ C-terminal domain-containing protein — protein: MEQIVYFEDYEIGSSRTTSGRTITETDFIVHAGHTGDFFPHHMDAEFMKTTPFGQRIAHGTLVFSVGIGLTASVVNPVAFSYGYDRLRFIKPVFIGDTIKTRTTIVAKEDDPKRPDSGRVIERCEVINQRGEVALAADHIYIVERRDKTTPS
- a CDS encoding Gfo/Idh/MocA family protein, which codes for MTDGAFDPASLSQRWARPSNPRPIVIFGAGSIVGDAHLPAYRKAGFPVAGLFDPDHAKARKLADTWGIAAYRSAEEAASVKDAIFDLATPPAHHVGVLGKLPDGAVALIQKPMGGDLTEATEILQTCRAKNLKAAVNFQLRFAPMMLALKDAIAKGWLGDIVDFDAWLALATPWQLWEFLQTAPRVEIAMHSIHYLDLIRQVLGDPRGIHAKTLGHPNHKVAQTRTSAILDYGDTVRCALSINHDHKFGRRHQACEFRICGTEGAAYLKLGLNLDYPRGEPDILEIHPKGGSDWITVPLQGEWFPDAFVGRMANVQRYASGEDAELVSSVEDAWNTMALVEAGYQSSAAPATPLAARP
- a CDS encoding carbohydrate ABC transporter permease; amino-acid sequence: MKGWKPSAPFLLLLPAIIVLAAVVVVPLCLSLYSSFTPFRLTRPETFWVFIGFRNYANILADWNFWAAFLRTVVLLTVALNLEMLLGLGLALLVEKASRGQRLLRTIMMFPMMFSPILVGFQFKFMFNDNIGLVNNALQALGLTDRAIPWLIDGKLAFFAILTAEIWSSTSVFAILILAGLLAMPREPVEAARVDGCTPWQTFRYVTWPFIMPFAYIAMTIRSLDVARAYDIVKIMTDGGPAGRTELLWTLVARTGYSDSRMGMANAMAYFSILLSILFTVYFYRKLAAARSQVAAEW
- a CDS encoding mandelate racemase/muconate lactonizing enzyme family protein; this encodes MAKIEKVELRIVDLVPKVKRTDAIQSFVSQETPIVTITDSDGAVGTGYSYTIGTGGSSVMRLLSDHLAPRLIDRDADMIEATWHELEFATHATTIGAITAIALAAIDTALWDLRAKKQGLPLWKLAGGAKDRCPLYTTEGGWLHIETEALVDDALAAKAKGFRGSKVKIGKPHGSEDLARLRAVRKAVGDGYEIMTDCNQGFSVDEAIRRAERLRELDLAWIEEPLPADDIDGHVRLSNATSTPIAIGESLYSIRHFREYMQKGGCSIVQVDVGRIGGITPWLKVAHAAEAFDIPVCPHFLMELHVSLTCAIQNGRYVEYIPQLDELTGKKMRIEDGHALAPEEPGIGIDWDWDAVKAKSIAEFTTTIVK
- a CDS encoding carbohydrate ABC transporter permease produces the protein MDQNASHRLRRRALSIAHAIGLFLAMLVICLPGIWIVLSSLRPTVEIMAKPPVWIPQEVSLDAYVAMFSGIGKGGIPVLDYFRNSLIISVTSTVIAIAIGMAGGYAFARYRFRAKSAMFLGLMLTRTVPGIALSLPLFFVYARLGIIDTHFGLILAYVALNVPFTIWLIDGFFRQVPKDLAEAAQIDGCTRWQAFWQVEFPLAGPGIASAGIFAFLTSWNEFALASQLTRSVNSKTLPVGLLDYTAEFTIDWRGMCALAVVMIIPALTLTFIVQKHLVGGLTSGAVKG
- a CDS encoding ABC transporter ATP-binding protein produces the protein MATVSLKKLTKSYGPVGVVHGIDLDVADREFIALVGPSGCGKSTTLRMIAGLEDISGGVIEIGGRKVNDLPPRARNISMVFQSYALYPHMTVRENLGFSLKIAGAAKEEMDRRVAEASAILGLDTLLDRRPSQLSGGQRQRVAMGRAIVRDPDVFLFDEPLSNLDAKLRTQMRTEIKKLHAKVQSTVIYVTHDQVEAMTLADRIVIMRDGHIEQVGTPDEVFRRPATRFVAGFIGSPPMNLHEAVLDAGQLLFASGERLPLPSQFKANVAVGDKVVFGLRPDDIYPTGHGISSGADADVHQLELPVIVTEPLGNETLVFVEFNGSDWVSRMLNPKPLRPGDKVKMSLDLSQAHLFSAATGRTLRG